Proteins co-encoded in one Coregonus clupeaformis isolate EN_2021a chromosome 17, ASM2061545v1, whole genome shotgun sequence genomic window:
- the LOC121585604 gene encoding endothelin-2, with protein sequence MALSLNSILSLTIITLCVLLQEGFGLPVSSQPELPAQSPSQNSPHHTRVKRCSCNNWLDNECIYFCHLDIIWVNTPNKVIPYGLGSPLSRRRRSTGRCECAHPADRTCSGFCHNSSENPRFVVVGPSDQILEQTVSSPDTTSNDLLTSLRNMVRSNMVAIEQAAPSRKKNASRANRLNIG encoded by the exons ATGGCTCTATCACTGAACTCCATCCTGTCTCTCACCATCATCACACTCTGTGTGCTCCTGCAGGAGG GTTTTGGGCTACCTGTATCCAGCCAGCCTGAGCTCCCTGCCCAGTCCCCATCCCAGAACAGCCCACACCACACCAGGGTTAAACGATGCTCCTGCAATAACTGGCTGGACAATGAATGCATCTACTTCTGTCACCTGGACATCATTTGGGTCAACACTCCCAATAAGGTCATCCCCTACGGTCTTGGAAGCCCCCTGTCCCGACGTCGGCGCTCTACCGGGCGATGTGAATGTGCCCACCCAGCCGACAGGACCTGCTCCGGATTCTGCCACAACAG CTCAGAGAACCCCAGATTCGTAGTGGTAGGCCCCTCAGACCAGATCCTGGAACAGACTGTTAGCAGTCCAGACACAACCAGCAACGATCTACTGACCTCTCTCAG AAACATGGTCCGATCCAACATGGTTGCCATTGAGCAGGCTGCTCCCTCCAGGAAGAAGAACGCATCCAGAGCCAACAGACTGAACATTGGgtag